One region of Chanodichthys erythropterus isolate Z2021 chromosome 24, ASM2448905v1, whole genome shotgun sequence genomic DNA includes:
- the sh3gl3b gene encoding endophilin-A3b isoform X1, translating into MSVAGLKKQFHKASQLLKEKINGVEGTKLDEEFLNMERKTDITHKMILDLVPKTIGYLQPNPAYRAKLSMLNTVSKMRGQVKAGGYPQTEGILGDCMLHYGNELGAESGFGYALLEMGEALKQVAQARDCMDVRVKRTFIDPLQSLQQKELKEIGYHLRKLEGRRLDFDYKNRRKGKISDSEIKKAFEKFEESKELAERSMLNLLERDVQRLQHLSGLLGAVIDYHRQSCQILEDLRSNLQSRITDASNQPKREFASKSVASMVCYTDTYGFSTCSSDTEITEALSGKYAQVVVHPPDKVTIKSQKTDMPTSNNDRARPVEQPCCRAIFSFEPENQGELGFKEGDVIILTSQIDENWCEGMNRGESGSFPINHVKVIVPLPQ; encoded by the exons ATGTCAGTGGCCGGATTGAAGAAACAGTTTCACAAAGCAAGTCAG TTGCTAAAGGAAAAGATCAATGGAGTTGAAGGAACAAAACTGGATGAGGAATTCCTCAACATGGAAAGG AAAACTGATATTACCCACAAAATGATTCTCGACCTTGTTCCAAAAACTATAGGATATCTTCAGCCAAACCCag CATACAGAGCAAAGCTCAGCATGCTCAACACAGTGTCCAAAATGCGTGGGCAGGTGAAAGCTGGTGGCTATCCACAGACAGAGGGCATTCTGGGAGATTGCATGTTGCACTATGGCAATGAGCTTGGAGCTGAGTCTGGTTTTG GTTATGCTCTACTTGAAATGGGAGAGGCGTTGAAACAAGTAGCGCAGGCAAGAGACTGTATGGATGTGCGAGTGAAAAGAACCTTCATTGATCCTCTGCAGTCCCTGCAGCAAAAAGAGCTGAAGGAAATTGGG TATCATCTGAGAAAACTTGAAGGTCGCCGTCTAGATTTTGATTACAAGAACAGACGTAAAGGAAAGATTTCAGACTCCGAAATTAAGAAAGCTTTCGAAAAGTTTGAAGAATCCAAAGAACTGGCTGAGAGAAGCATGTTAAATCTCCTAGAGAGAGAT gtACAACGGCTGCAACACCTCTCAGGTCTTTTAGGAGCAGTAATAGACTACCACCGCCAGTCATGTCAGATTCTAGAAGATCTCAGGAGCAATTTGCAGAGCAG GATAACAGACGCAAGCAATCAACCCAAAAGGGAATTTGCATCTAAATCAGTTGCGAGCATGGTTTGCTACACAGATACTTATGGATTTTCCACATGCTCATCAG ATACTGAGATCACTGAAGCTTTGAGTGGAAAAT ATGCCCAAGTTGTGGTTCACCCTCCTGATAAAGTCACCATTAAATCTCAAAAAACAGACATGCCAACCAGCAACA ATGATAGAGCTCGCCCCGTGGAGCAGCCTTGTTGTCGGGCAATTTTCAGTTTCGAGCCAGAAAACCAGGGAGAGCTGGGCTTCAAGGAGGGTGACGTCATTATTCTGACCAGCCAGATTGATGAGAACTGGTGTGAGGGCATGAACAGAGGGGAGTCTGGATCATTTCCCATTAACCACGTCAAAGTCATTGTACCTCTGCCACAATGA
- the sh3gl3b gene encoding endophilin-A3b isoform X2 encodes MSVAGLKKQFHKASQLLKEKINGVEGTKLDEEFLNMERKTDITHKMILDLVPKTIGYLQPNPAYRAKLSMLNTVSKMRGQVKAGGYPQTEGILGDCMLHYGNELGAESGFGYALLEMGEALKQVAQARDCMDVRVKRTFIDPLQSLQQKELKEIGYHLRKLEGRRLDFDYKNRRKGKISDSEIKKAFEKFEESKELAERSMLNLLERDVQRLQHLSGLLGAVIDYHRQSCQILEDLRSNLQSRITDASNQPKREFASKSVASMVCYTDTYGFSTCSSDAQVVVHPPDKVTIKSQKTDMPTSNNDRARPVEQPCCRAIFSFEPENQGELGFKEGDVIILTSQIDENWCEGMNRGESGSFPINHVKVIVPLPQ; translated from the exons ATGTCAGTGGCCGGATTGAAGAAACAGTTTCACAAAGCAAGTCAG TTGCTAAAGGAAAAGATCAATGGAGTTGAAGGAACAAAACTGGATGAGGAATTCCTCAACATGGAAAGG AAAACTGATATTACCCACAAAATGATTCTCGACCTTGTTCCAAAAACTATAGGATATCTTCAGCCAAACCCag CATACAGAGCAAAGCTCAGCATGCTCAACACAGTGTCCAAAATGCGTGGGCAGGTGAAAGCTGGTGGCTATCCACAGACAGAGGGCATTCTGGGAGATTGCATGTTGCACTATGGCAATGAGCTTGGAGCTGAGTCTGGTTTTG GTTATGCTCTACTTGAAATGGGAGAGGCGTTGAAACAAGTAGCGCAGGCAAGAGACTGTATGGATGTGCGAGTGAAAAGAACCTTCATTGATCCTCTGCAGTCCCTGCAGCAAAAAGAGCTGAAGGAAATTGGG TATCATCTGAGAAAACTTGAAGGTCGCCGTCTAGATTTTGATTACAAGAACAGACGTAAAGGAAAGATTTCAGACTCCGAAATTAAGAAAGCTTTCGAAAAGTTTGAAGAATCCAAAGAACTGGCTGAGAGAAGCATGTTAAATCTCCTAGAGAGAGAT gtACAACGGCTGCAACACCTCTCAGGTCTTTTAGGAGCAGTAATAGACTACCACCGCCAGTCATGTCAGATTCTAGAAGATCTCAGGAGCAATTTGCAGAGCAG GATAACAGACGCAAGCAATCAACCCAAAAGGGAATTTGCATCTAAATCAGTTGCGAGCATGGTTTGCTACACAGATACTTATGGATTTTCCACATGCTCATCAG ATGCCCAAGTTGTGGTTCACCCTCCTGATAAAGTCACCATTAAATCTCAAAAAACAGACATGCCAACCAGCAACA ATGATAGAGCTCGCCCCGTGGAGCAGCCTTGTTGTCGGGCAATTTTCAGTTTCGAGCCAGAAAACCAGGGAGAGCTGGGCTTCAAGGAGGGTGACGTCATTATTCTGACCAGCCAGATTGATGAGAACTGGTGTGAGGGCATGAACAGAGGGGAGTCTGGATCATTTCCCATTAACCACGTCAAAGTCATTGTACCTCTGCCACAATGA
- the nedd1 gene encoding protein NEDD1 isoform X1: MEDVTRLVSSGDCLKIWDSTSMTVVEQFNPHSATHPVAQVCWSSSNQYLVSASSIGDKLVVSSLKSSPVPVMELGEGKKQTRVSLNSTSQFLVSGGLDNSVNIWDLKTKRLHRTLKDHKEEVTCVSFNGGDSYIASGSTSGDIILHSITTNLSSKPFGHGPNVPIHDLRYSLVKRSLLGTVSDSGSVALWDANTQKELHLFEGAHKAPCSGLAFSPANDLLFITVGLDKKIVCYDTSSKMVFRNKQVESPLTAIDFTPDGAGLVVGSTQGRIYLYDLRNLSAPIKITTAHKTSVTCIRFQNSTSKLKSTKTSSKTSQSNKRVSVKLSGQQMGPSTPTSTVPPSVPGSEFPGDGQAQVTGTAVEAFSREAEGQHSQDQLPNVEKFSSIGRNSLNLDIFSPLNDGFKTHGFGDTPTSRNGGSIDVFSREAEGQHNTDRFRVGRNSLDIFSPVRDDYKGHRLSDVSSGKKDFEYLPHFPGGTSQRKTPLGTPGSRCYSPSVVQTPPPIKEEEPITTPPQQTDVQNGTKVEKNNGLRQEYDVITTPPAVQSTRVQSAQPFNTPEANQRRDLPTQLTYDSPVNRAPPTAAPAPAAAVESGAEGRGAPLTSVQMNFVRNMIHEALEDFRDTCHRDIINLQVEMVRQFYIQLNEIHGLIEKYSVNDSLVEEIERLREENKRLRANY; this comes from the exons ATGGAGGACGTCACGCGGCTGGTGTCGTCAGGTGACTGTCTGAAGATTTGGGACTCGACCTCCATGACGGTGGTGGAGCAGTTCAACCCTCACAGTGCCACACATCCAGTGGCTCAAGTGTGCTGGAGCAGCAGCA ATCAGTACCTGGTCAGTGCCAGCAGTATAGGGGACAAGCTGGTGGTTTCCAGTCTCAAGTCGTCACCGGTTCCAGTGATGGAGCTGGGAGAAGGG AAAAAACAAACCCGTGTCAGTCTGAACTCCACATCACAGTTCCTGGTCAGTGGAGGACTGGATAACAGCGTTAATATCTGGGAcctaaagacaaaaaggttGCACCGAACCCTTAAG GACCACAAGGAGGAAGTGACATGTGTGTCTTTTAATGGAGGTGATAGCTACATAGCATCAGGCTCCACTAGTGGAGATATCATCCTCCACAGTATCACAACCAACCTGTCCAGCAAACCCTTCGGCCATGGGCCAAATGTG CCAATCCATGATCTGAGGTACTCGCTGGTGAAGAGGTCCCTGCTGGGCACTGTATCTGACAGTGGCTCTGTGGCACTCTGGGACGCTAACACTCAAAAGGAGCTGCATTTATTCGAGGGGGCACACAAAGCCCCGTGTTCAGGGTTGGCCTTCTCCCCAGCCAATGATTTGCTCTTTATCACTGTGGGGCTTGATAAGAAGATCGTCTGCTATGACACCTCCAGCAAAAT GGTGTTTCGTAATAAGCAGGTGGAGTCTCCACTCACAGCCATTGATTTTACCCCAGATGGGGCTGGATTGGTTGTGGGCTCAACGCAGGGAAGGATCTACCTGTACGATTTGAGAAACCTCAGCGCGCCGATCAAAATCACCACGGCTCACAAGACGTCAGTGACCTGCATTCGCTTCCAGAACTCCACCTCCAAGTTAAAG TCCACTAAAACATCCAGCAAGACCTCTCAATCCAATAAGCGGGTTTCAGTAAAACTGAGCGGTCAGCAGATGGGACCTTCTACTCCAACATCTACAGTCCCACCCAGTGTGCCTGGCTCTGAATTTCCTGGAGATGGCCAAGCCCAAGTCACAG GCACTGCAGTTGAGGCGTTCTCCCGAGAGGCAGAGGGACAGCACAGTCAAGATCAACTGCCTAATGTGGAGAAATTTAGCAGCATAGGTCGGAACAGCCTAAACCTGGATATTTTCTCCCCACTTAATGATG GTTTCAAAACACATGGTTTTGGTGATACTCCAACTTCAAGAAATG GTGGCAGTATAGATGTGTTCTCGAGGGAAGCAGAAGGCCAGCACAACACAGATCGGTTCAGAGTCGGCAGAAACAGCTTGGACATCTTTTCACCTGTACGAGATG ATTACAAAGGACACAGACTGAGTGATGTATCAAGTGGAAAGAAAG ACTTTGAATACCTACCTCATTTCCCTGGTGGAACGTCCCAGAGGAAGACCCCATTGGGCACTCCAGGCAGTCGCTGCTACAGCCCATCTGTGGTTCAGACTCCTCCACCAATCAAAGAGGAGGAGCCCATCACTACCCCACCACAACAGACTGATGTACAAAATGGCACCAAG GTGGAGAAGAATAACGGCCTCCGGCAGGAGTATGATGTCATAACCACGCCACCTGCTGTTCAGAGCACACGCGTTCAGTCCGCGCAGCCGTTCAACACACCCGAGGCCAATCAGAGGAGAGATCTGCCCACCCAGCTCACCTATGATTCGCCTGTCAACAGAGCTCCTCCTACAGCTGCACCCG CTCCAGCGGCAGCAGTCGAATCTGGAGCTGAGGGCCGTGGAGCTCCACTCACCTCTGTTCAGATGAACTTTGTCCGTAACATGATCCATGAGGCACTGGAGGACTTCAG GGACACCTGTCATAGAGACATCATCAATCTACAGGTGGAGATGGTTCGTCAGTTCTATATTCAGCTg AATGAAATCCACGGTCTGATTGAGAAGTACTCCGTGAATGATTCGCTCGTGGAGGAGATAGAAAGACTGAGGGAGGAAAACAAACGACTGCGAGCCAATTATTAA
- the lyrm5b gene encoding LYR motif-containing protein 5B yields MANPLRAEVVQLYKTLLFLGREYPKGADYFRDRLRAAFAKNKDVRDPEKIKELVSRGEFVVKELEALYYLRKYRALKSRYYETE; encoded by the exons ATGGCCAACCCACTCCGAGCAGAGGTAGTGCAACTGTACAAAACT TTGCTGTTTCTTGGACGGGAGTATCCAAAAGGAGCCGACTatttcagagacagactgaggGCTGCTTTTGCCAAGAATAAAGATGTGCGAGACCCAGAGAAGATCAAAGAGCTCGTCAGCCGAGGAGAATTTGTGGTGAAAGAGCTCGAAGCGCTGTATTACCTCCGGAAGTACAGAGCTTTGAAGAGCCGATATTATGAAACAGAGTGA
- the sh3gl3b gene encoding endophilin-A3b isoform X4: MLNTVSKMRGQVKAGGYPQTEGILGDCMLHYGNELGAESGFGYALLEMGEALKQVAQARDCMDVRVKRTFIDPLQSLQQKELKEIGYHLRKLEGRRLDFDYKNRRKGKISDSEIKKAFEKFEESKELAERSMLNLLERDVQRLQHLSGLLGAVIDYHRQSCQILEDLRSNLQSRITDASNQPKREFASKSVASMVCYTDTYGFSTCSSDTEITEALSGKYAQVVVHPPDKVTIKSQKTDMPTSNNDRARPVEQPCCRAIFSFEPENQGELGFKEGDVIILTSQIDENWCEGMNRGESGSFPINHVKVIVPLPQ; the protein is encoded by the exons ATGCTCAACACAGTGTCCAAAATGCGTGGGCAGGTGAAAGCTGGTGGCTATCCACAGACAGAGGGCATTCTGGGAGATTGCATGTTGCACTATGGCAATGAGCTTGGAGCTGAGTCTGGTTTTG GTTATGCTCTACTTGAAATGGGAGAGGCGTTGAAACAAGTAGCGCAGGCAAGAGACTGTATGGATGTGCGAGTGAAAAGAACCTTCATTGATCCTCTGCAGTCCCTGCAGCAAAAAGAGCTGAAGGAAATTGGG TATCATCTGAGAAAACTTGAAGGTCGCCGTCTAGATTTTGATTACAAGAACAGACGTAAAGGAAAGATTTCAGACTCCGAAATTAAGAAAGCTTTCGAAAAGTTTGAAGAATCCAAAGAACTGGCTGAGAGAAGCATGTTAAATCTCCTAGAGAGAGAT gtACAACGGCTGCAACACCTCTCAGGTCTTTTAGGAGCAGTAATAGACTACCACCGCCAGTCATGTCAGATTCTAGAAGATCTCAGGAGCAATTTGCAGAGCAG GATAACAGACGCAAGCAATCAACCCAAAAGGGAATTTGCATCTAAATCAGTTGCGAGCATGGTTTGCTACACAGATACTTATGGATTTTCCACATGCTCATCAG ATACTGAGATCACTGAAGCTTTGAGTGGAAAAT ATGCCCAAGTTGTGGTTCACCCTCCTGATAAAGTCACCATTAAATCTCAAAAAACAGACATGCCAACCAGCAACA ATGATAGAGCTCGCCCCGTGGAGCAGCCTTGTTGTCGGGCAATTTTCAGTTTCGAGCCAGAAAACCAGGGAGAGCTGGGCTTCAAGGAGGGTGACGTCATTATTCTGACCAGCCAGATTGATGAGAACTGGTGTGAGGGCATGAACAGAGGGGAGTCTGGATCATTTCCCATTAACCACGTCAAAGTCATTGTACCTCTGCCACAATGA
- the sh3gl3b gene encoding endophilin-A3b isoform X5, which translates to MSVAGLKKQFHKASQLLKEKINGVEGTKLDEEFLNMERKTDITHKMILDLVPKTIGYLQPNPAYRAKLSMLNTVSKMRGQVKAGGYPQTEGILGDCMLHYGNELGAESGFGYALLEMGEALKQVAQARDCMDVRVKRTFIDPLQSLQQKELKEIGYHLRKLEGRRLDFDYKNRRKGKISDSEIKKAFEKFEESKELAERSMLNLLERDVQRLQHLSGLLGAVIDYHRQSCQILEDLRSNLQSRITDASNQPKREFASKSVASMIILPPGKSENGHLFSLCVLDDRARPVEQPCCRAIFSFEPENQGELGFKEGDVIILTSQIDENWCEGMNRGESGSFPINHVKVIVPLPQ; encoded by the exons ATGTCAGTGGCCGGATTGAAGAAACAGTTTCACAAAGCAAGTCAG TTGCTAAAGGAAAAGATCAATGGAGTTGAAGGAACAAAACTGGATGAGGAATTCCTCAACATGGAAAGG AAAACTGATATTACCCACAAAATGATTCTCGACCTTGTTCCAAAAACTATAGGATATCTTCAGCCAAACCCag CATACAGAGCAAAGCTCAGCATGCTCAACACAGTGTCCAAAATGCGTGGGCAGGTGAAAGCTGGTGGCTATCCACAGACAGAGGGCATTCTGGGAGATTGCATGTTGCACTATGGCAATGAGCTTGGAGCTGAGTCTGGTTTTG GTTATGCTCTACTTGAAATGGGAGAGGCGTTGAAACAAGTAGCGCAGGCAAGAGACTGTATGGATGTGCGAGTGAAAAGAACCTTCATTGATCCTCTGCAGTCCCTGCAGCAAAAAGAGCTGAAGGAAATTGGG TATCATCTGAGAAAACTTGAAGGTCGCCGTCTAGATTTTGATTACAAGAACAGACGTAAAGGAAAGATTTCAGACTCCGAAATTAAGAAAGCTTTCGAAAAGTTTGAAGAATCCAAAGAACTGGCTGAGAGAAGCATGTTAAATCTCCTAGAGAGAGAT gtACAACGGCTGCAACACCTCTCAGGTCTTTTAGGAGCAGTAATAGACTACCACCGCCAGTCATGTCAGATTCTAGAAGATCTCAGGAGCAATTTGCAGAGCAG GATAACAGACGCAAGCAATCAACCCAAAAGGGAATTTGCATCTAAATCAGTTGCGAGCATG ATCATTTTGCCTCCAGGAAAAT ctgaaaatggcca CTTATTTTCTTTATGTGTACTAGATGATAGAGCTCGCCCCGTGGAGCAGCCTTGTTGTCGGGCAATTTTCAGTTTCGAGCCAGAAAACCAGGGAGAGCTGGGCTTCAAGGAGGGTGACGTCATTATTCTGACCAGCCAGATTGATGAGAACTGGTGTGAGGGCATGAACAGAGGGGAGTCTGGATCATTTCCCATTAACCACGTCAAAGTCATTGTACCTCTGCCACAATGA
- the sh3gl3b gene encoding endophilin-A3b isoform X3, which yields MSVAGLKKQFHKASQLLKEKINGVEGTKLDEEFLNMERKTDITHKMILDLVPKTIGYLQPNPAYRAKLSMLNTVSKMRGQVKAGGYPQTEGILGDCMLHYGNELGAESGFGYALLEMGEALKQVAQARDCMDVRVKRTFIDPLQSLQQKELKEIGYHLRKLEGRRLDFDYKNRRKGKISDSEIKKAFEKFEESKELAERSMLNLLERDVQRLQHLSGLLGAVIDYHRQSCQILEDLRSNLQSRITDASNQPKREFASKSVASMVCYTDTYGFSTCSSDDRARPVEQPCCRAIFSFEPENQGELGFKEGDVIILTSQIDENWCEGMNRGESGSFPINHVKVIVPLPQ from the exons ATGTCAGTGGCCGGATTGAAGAAACAGTTTCACAAAGCAAGTCAG TTGCTAAAGGAAAAGATCAATGGAGTTGAAGGAACAAAACTGGATGAGGAATTCCTCAACATGGAAAGG AAAACTGATATTACCCACAAAATGATTCTCGACCTTGTTCCAAAAACTATAGGATATCTTCAGCCAAACCCag CATACAGAGCAAAGCTCAGCATGCTCAACACAGTGTCCAAAATGCGTGGGCAGGTGAAAGCTGGTGGCTATCCACAGACAGAGGGCATTCTGGGAGATTGCATGTTGCACTATGGCAATGAGCTTGGAGCTGAGTCTGGTTTTG GTTATGCTCTACTTGAAATGGGAGAGGCGTTGAAACAAGTAGCGCAGGCAAGAGACTGTATGGATGTGCGAGTGAAAAGAACCTTCATTGATCCTCTGCAGTCCCTGCAGCAAAAAGAGCTGAAGGAAATTGGG TATCATCTGAGAAAACTTGAAGGTCGCCGTCTAGATTTTGATTACAAGAACAGACGTAAAGGAAAGATTTCAGACTCCGAAATTAAGAAAGCTTTCGAAAAGTTTGAAGAATCCAAAGAACTGGCTGAGAGAAGCATGTTAAATCTCCTAGAGAGAGAT gtACAACGGCTGCAACACCTCTCAGGTCTTTTAGGAGCAGTAATAGACTACCACCGCCAGTCATGTCAGATTCTAGAAGATCTCAGGAGCAATTTGCAGAGCAG GATAACAGACGCAAGCAATCAACCCAAAAGGGAATTTGCATCTAAATCAGTTGCGAGCATGGTTTGCTACACAGATACTTATGGATTTTCCACATGCTCATCAG ATGATAGAGCTCGCCCCGTGGAGCAGCCTTGTTGTCGGGCAATTTTCAGTTTCGAGCCAGAAAACCAGGGAGAGCTGGGCTTCAAGGAGGGTGACGTCATTATTCTGACCAGCCAGATTGATGAGAACTGGTGTGAGGGCATGAACAGAGGGGAGTCTGGATCATTTCCCATTAACCACGTCAAAGTCATTGTACCTCTGCCACAATGA
- the nedd1 gene encoding protein NEDD1 isoform X2 — MEDVTRLVSSGDCLKIWDSTSMTVVEQFNPHSATHPVAQVCWSSSNQYLVSASSIGDKLVVSSLKSSPVPVMELGEGKKQTRVSLNSTSQFLVSGGLDNSVNIWDLKTKRLHRTLKDHKEEVTCVSFNGGDSYIASGSTSGDIILHSITTNLSSKPFGHGPNVPIHDLRYSLVKRSLLGTVSDSGSVALWDANTQKELHLFEGAHKAPCSGLAFSPANDLLFITVGLDKKIVCYDTSSKMVFRNKQVESPLTAIDFTPDGAGLVVGSTQGRIYLYDLRNLSAPIKITTAHKTSVTCIRFQNSTSKLKSTKTSSKTSQSNKRVSVKLSGQQMGPSTPTSTVPPSVPGSEFPGDGQAQVTGTAVEAFSREAEGQHSQDQLPNVEKFSSIGRNSLNLDIFSPLNDGFKTHGFGDTPTSRNGGSIDVFSREAEGQHNTDRFRVGRNSLDIFSPVRDDYKGHRLSDVSSGKKDFEYLPHFPGGTSQRKTPLGTPGSRCYSPSVVQTPPPIKEEEPITTPPQQTDVEKNNGLRQEYDVITTPPAVQSTRVQSAQPFNTPEANQRRDLPTQLTYDSPVNRAPPTAAPAPAAAVESGAEGRGAPLTSVQMNFVRNMIHEALEDFRDTCHRDIINLQVEMVRQFYIQLNEIHGLIEKYSVNDSLVEEIERLREENKRLRANY; from the exons ATGGAGGACGTCACGCGGCTGGTGTCGTCAGGTGACTGTCTGAAGATTTGGGACTCGACCTCCATGACGGTGGTGGAGCAGTTCAACCCTCACAGTGCCACACATCCAGTGGCTCAAGTGTGCTGGAGCAGCAGCA ATCAGTACCTGGTCAGTGCCAGCAGTATAGGGGACAAGCTGGTGGTTTCCAGTCTCAAGTCGTCACCGGTTCCAGTGATGGAGCTGGGAGAAGGG AAAAAACAAACCCGTGTCAGTCTGAACTCCACATCACAGTTCCTGGTCAGTGGAGGACTGGATAACAGCGTTAATATCTGGGAcctaaagacaaaaaggttGCACCGAACCCTTAAG GACCACAAGGAGGAAGTGACATGTGTGTCTTTTAATGGAGGTGATAGCTACATAGCATCAGGCTCCACTAGTGGAGATATCATCCTCCACAGTATCACAACCAACCTGTCCAGCAAACCCTTCGGCCATGGGCCAAATGTG CCAATCCATGATCTGAGGTACTCGCTGGTGAAGAGGTCCCTGCTGGGCACTGTATCTGACAGTGGCTCTGTGGCACTCTGGGACGCTAACACTCAAAAGGAGCTGCATTTATTCGAGGGGGCACACAAAGCCCCGTGTTCAGGGTTGGCCTTCTCCCCAGCCAATGATTTGCTCTTTATCACTGTGGGGCTTGATAAGAAGATCGTCTGCTATGACACCTCCAGCAAAAT GGTGTTTCGTAATAAGCAGGTGGAGTCTCCACTCACAGCCATTGATTTTACCCCAGATGGGGCTGGATTGGTTGTGGGCTCAACGCAGGGAAGGATCTACCTGTACGATTTGAGAAACCTCAGCGCGCCGATCAAAATCACCACGGCTCACAAGACGTCAGTGACCTGCATTCGCTTCCAGAACTCCACCTCCAAGTTAAAG TCCACTAAAACATCCAGCAAGACCTCTCAATCCAATAAGCGGGTTTCAGTAAAACTGAGCGGTCAGCAGATGGGACCTTCTACTCCAACATCTACAGTCCCACCCAGTGTGCCTGGCTCTGAATTTCCTGGAGATGGCCAAGCCCAAGTCACAG GCACTGCAGTTGAGGCGTTCTCCCGAGAGGCAGAGGGACAGCACAGTCAAGATCAACTGCCTAATGTGGAGAAATTTAGCAGCATAGGTCGGAACAGCCTAAACCTGGATATTTTCTCCCCACTTAATGATG GTTTCAAAACACATGGTTTTGGTGATACTCCAACTTCAAGAAATG GTGGCAGTATAGATGTGTTCTCGAGGGAAGCAGAAGGCCAGCACAACACAGATCGGTTCAGAGTCGGCAGAAACAGCTTGGACATCTTTTCACCTGTACGAGATG ATTACAAAGGACACAGACTGAGTGATGTATCAAGTGGAAAGAAAG ACTTTGAATACCTACCTCATTTCCCTGGTGGAACGTCCCAGAGGAAGACCCCATTGGGCACTCCAGGCAGTCGCTGCTACAGCCCATCTGTGGTTCAGACTCCTCCACCAATCAAAGAGGAGGAGCCCATCACTACCCCACCACAACAGACTGAT GTGGAGAAGAATAACGGCCTCCGGCAGGAGTATGATGTCATAACCACGCCACCTGCTGTTCAGAGCACACGCGTTCAGTCCGCGCAGCCGTTCAACACACCCGAGGCCAATCAGAGGAGAGATCTGCCCACCCAGCTCACCTATGATTCGCCTGTCAACAGAGCTCCTCCTACAGCTGCACCCG CTCCAGCGGCAGCAGTCGAATCTGGAGCTGAGGGCCGTGGAGCTCCACTCACCTCTGTTCAGATGAACTTTGTCCGTAACATGATCCATGAGGCACTGGAGGACTTCAG GGACACCTGTCATAGAGACATCATCAATCTACAGGTGGAGATGGTTCGTCAGTTCTATATTCAGCTg AATGAAATCCACGGTCTGATTGAGAAGTACTCCGTGAATGATTCGCTCGTGGAGGAGATAGAAAGACTGAGGGAGGAAAACAAACGACTGCGAGCCAATTATTAA